ATCTAAACTAATCTTAGATCAAATACAGAAGGATTTAGTAGATGCTATTATTAAAAATATAACGAATAGCTTGATACAAGAAGTTATAGATAAAATAGTTTCAGATCCAACTCTAGCCTTAACAAAAGCTTTCAAAAACTTCTCTATATCAGACAAGATTCAATGTAATGGTCTATTCACAAAAACTAATATAGGTACTCTTCTAGGCGGTACTGAAATTGGTAGTTTTACAATTACACCAGACAACACTGATAGTATGTTCCTGATTTCCGCTGATATCATAGCCTCTAGAATGGAAGGAAATGTTGTCTTAGCTTTAGTAAGGGAAGGCGATTCTTCTCCTTGTGCAATTAGTTATGGTTATTCTTCTGGTGTTCCTAATGTTTGTTCTTTAAGAACGGCTGTCAGCAATTCTGGAACAACTCCAGTCACATTCTCGTTAAGAGTAGGTGGAATGGAAAGTGGTGTAGTTTGGGTTAACGCATTAGCAAATGGAGATTCAATTTTAGGAACGACAACAACATCGAATATATCATTTTTAGAAGTCAAACAACAAACTAACGGTTAATAAAAGTTATTAAACAATCTGATTAAATATATTTTTGTTGGATATTTTTTTGTGGTTTTATATGAAAAAGTCATACGTCTATTTACTGGAGAGATTATGAATGATAAACAGAATATGACTAACGATTTTATCAAAATTGTGAAAGATGTTGAGAAAGATTTTCCAGAACTAGATATCAAGATGAAAGTGCATAAGGAAAAGATTACTTTTTTGAATTCCCCTTTAGAATTGTACCACAAAAGTATATCCGTTATTCTAAACCTTCTCAATCAAATACAAACATCTTTAGGTTTGTTCCCCGACTCTCCTATAGTCGAACAGATGGAACATAATAATTTGAAGCTGAAAAAAGCCTTGATCATGTTGATTTTATCAAGAAAAGATATGTTCTCAAAAGCTGAATAAATTAACATCTACTCTAACGTTGGAGTAAGTGTGAAAACACTAGCATTTTGTTCTTTTAAAGGTGGTACTGGGAAAACAACCCTGTCCCTTAATATTGGTAGTAATCTTGCTCAAATAAGCAAGAAAAGGGTTTTGCTTGTGGATTTAGATCCACAAGCAAACCTAACTACAGGTCTCGGGATTCAGATCCGTGACGAATATGGTCTTAATGAAGTCTTAAGAAGTTCTAACGATATCAGACAAACTATTCACAAAACAAAAATAGAAAATCTTGATATTATTCCTTCGTCTGTCCTTGTGGAAGATTTTAGGGGACTGAACAAAGATGTGGGCTTGTCAGTTAATCATTTGTACTTAGCCCTACAAAGCGTTCAAAGTCAATATGATATATGTATTCTAGACACCCCACCGAGTCTAGGCATCCTTACTCAGGAAGCTTTTCTAGCTAGTCAATATTTAGTTGTGTGTTTAACACCTGAACCTTTTTCTATACTTGGTTTGCAGAAAATAAAAGAATTCTGCTCAACAATTGCGAATGATTTAGACATACTAGGAATAGTATTTTCATTTTGGGATGAAAGAAACTCAACGAATTCTACGTACACTGATATCATAGAGAATATTTGTGAGGGGAAAATCTTATCTAATAAAGTGCGTAGGGATATTACCGTTAGCAGATCCTTATTAAAGGAAAGTCCAGTAATAAATGTTTACCCAAACTCCAGGGCATCTCAGGATATTTTAAACTTAACTAAGGAAATAGAAAACAAACTGTTCTTCAACAAAAAATTAGTTCAGGAAACTCTGTGAGTAAATTAGTAAAAGAAGCATCTGCATTTTTTCGAAAAAATCAAGAGAACACAGTAAAAGAATTCCACAAAAAAGAATTCGCGATGGATGTTTTTTCAGTCTCTCTAAGCGAAGATGAAAAAGAACAACTAGAGAGTTTGATTATTAGCAAACATCGTGATTTTGATGATACATGTAGTCGTGGACTAGATTCTATCAAACTATTAACAGGACAAATCAAATCTATACAAAAACAACACGTTCTTTTGATTGGAGAAAAAATTTATAAAGTTAGAGATATTTTAAGAGGCATGAATTCACCTGAAACAACATTTTCAGCATGGATAAATCTTGTTTTTCACACAAAATCTTCAGCTTATAATGCTCTAGGGTATTACGAACTATTTATAAGTCTCCCAGATAAAGATACAAAATCTTTGTTTCAATCAATACCTTATAAAACAGCTTATTTGTTAGCCTCTAGAAAGGGATCTGTTCAAGATAAAGTTAAGGTCTTGGGTAAAATCTATGGTATGTCAAATACATCAGCTATTGATGTTTTAAATAAGTTTCTTCCTTCCTTGAGAACTTCTCAAATAGAAAGGCTGACAGACTGTGAAGATAGGAATAAAGAATTATCCGAAAAATTAATGGAAATTCTGAAGACAGTATGTTCTGGGTTGGAATTATCCGAATATAACAAAAACTTATTGCAGCAGCTTTTTGAGAAAACTCTTCAGATTGATTCCAGATGCTGACCTAAATCAGCAGCAAGTAAAAAGTATTAATATACTTTTTAAAGAATTTAAACCCAAAAAACTCCGAGAGAAATTGCAACTTTAGGTGGTAGACTTTGCAACTTTAGGTGGTAGACTTTGCAACTTTAGGTGGTAGACTTTGCAACTTTAGGTGGTAGACTTTTGGTTAGAAAAAACTTAGACTGCGCAGGACTTGTACATTACAAAATATTGAGACTGAGTATGAGCGGTTTGAATCACTATCATAAGAGTAGATTATTTCTAACAGTCCTAGAAGCAGCTAATGTATGGTTAGCCACTTTATCTCCTATTACAAAAAAGAATTACGCTTCAGGAATTAAATTCTTAATCTCCAATAATATATTAGATGGTTCTATGAAATTGGAGAGCTTAGTGTGTTTTGATCATTGTGATGCTCTGAACAAGATAAAGTCGTTAACTTATACTTATACAGGTAAGACTGTCTCAGAAGCATCAAAACAAGCTAGGGCAGCTTGTTATATTTCTTTTACTAAATTTCTTTATCGATTGACAAAAGGCCTTATTAAACAGGCTAGTCCTTCTAGGGACTTTGGTAACTCTACGTTTTATAAAATTAGAGACAAGGTTAAAACAGAATTTATTTCCAAGAAAGAATGGTTAGTGTTTTTTGATTCCCTAAAAAAAATTAGCTTTAGAGATTATCTGATAGGCAAATTGATTATTCAAGGAGTTAGGAAATTAAACGAAGTAATTTCCTTAAGAACTGACGATATATCTTTTGTTCAGAATCAAGTTACTTTCAAGATTAAAAAGCGACAAAATAGGTATCAAGAAGTCAAAGTAAGTTACCCGAATTTCTTAATGCAGGAGCTGCGAGACTATCTTGGAAATAGAGAAGGCTGGGTTTTTGTTTCTGGAGAAGGACAACAAGTAGCAATCAATCAAGTTTATTATTATTTCAAATTGGCTGAAAATGATATTAATTCTCCAATTAAAGTCACACCTCATGTTTTAAGGGCCAGTGCTTTAGCTTATTTGAAAAAAATGGGATTTGCTGATCAAGAAATAATGAGAGTTTCTTGTTTATCTTCTACTCAAATGCTATCAGCATACGATACAGGTAAGACTGACAATTTAACGTCGCAATTACCATTAATATTTTAATATAATTTTAATTATACAGGATATAGTGTTGCGAGACTTAATTTGATGTTTCTTCAAAGTGGAAATTATCAATTTCCACTTTATGATTAAATCAGAGATACTTTTTTTGATGCATTTTCGGATGTTGTAGATTTATCATAGGCGTATATCATCTTTGAAGACGAATGACCTGTTACTTTCATGATATCAGAGTCTGAGCAACCCATTTTTTTATATTCAGTCACAGCTGTCGCCCTTAAAACATGAGGTGTGACTTTAAACGATATATTTGCTTTTATTCCAGCTTTAGCGAAAGTACCTGCTAGTTGTTTTAATCCAACACCTTTTCCATTTTTAGTTATAAAAACCAATCCTAACCTATTTCCCACATAATCACTTATTAATTTCATGAATCGTTGTGGGTAGGTTATGACGGTTGTTTTAGACACACCCCTACTTTTGTTTTGATTGAAAGATATGGTCCCATTTTCGAATGAGATTTTATCTGTAGTGATGGATAAAGCCTCTGTCACACGTTTTGCTCCCTGAAGAATAGTCTGAGCTATTAACCAATCTCTATGATTGATTTTTTCTAAAGCCTCTAAAAACGTGATTCTTTCAATCTTGTTCAGAGCATTCGTTTTGACCAAGTCTCTAATTTTATAAAACGTTTTATTAGATTCTTGATGTGATGGTTGAGCTATAGAAATTAAACCAGATGTTGCTCGGTTTAAGAATTTTGTTAGGGATATATAACATGCTGCGCGCACTTGTTTTGTTCCTTCTGACCAAGGAACTATTTTCATGGGAACTTGTTTTATCGAATCCAAGATAACATTGTGATTCAACAGAGCGAATTCTTGTAGGGATATTTTTAGAGAAACTAAACCTATTTTCTCTAATGCTAGGATAGATCCTTTATAAGACCTAGCTGTATGATTGTTTAGGGAAGACAACCACAAACAAACAGCTTCATAAAGTGGAATATCTCTTAATCCTTCCCAAATACGTTCATTTCTAATAGAAAGAAATTCCTGATGTGATAGGTTGCCTTGGTAAACTTTATTCCCAAACATTGTATCCAAGCTTTTATACAGTGAATTGTCTTTACGCACACACAACCTCATGATATAAGTTATGAATTTTACCTGATTATTTCCATAATCAAGCAAATTATATTACCTTTATGAAATCCTTAAAGGAATTTCTGGATATCTTATGATAAAACAATCTGAAGAAGAAAAAGAGCTTTTAGATGTTGAATTTTTTGTTCTAGGACAAGCTGTTAATTATCTGGAACATGCCCATACAGTTGTTCGTAGATTATCAGAGAGTCATTTTAAATTAGAAAATCATAAGAACATATTTCTGCTTATACGCGATATATTAAGAGATAGAGATACGATTTCAATCTCTTTAATTTGGGAAGAGATTAAGAGAAGAAATTTAGATAAACGAATGGATGTTTCGTATCTAATACACATGTCTCAAAATGCGGATATACCTATAGATTTAGATCATCATATTGATTTCTTACATGAAAAACACGTTAACAGCCTCTTAAAAGAGTTTCTAGATTCATCTTTTCAAGATTTCACAAGGTATCCAAATAGGCGTTCTCCATACACACTGATAGATCAATTCAAAGAGCGTTTAGATAATATCCACAAAAAAACCTCATACCCTAGACGAAAGAATATAGGGAAAACGGTTTACGATATTTTTTCATTAGGAGATGACGGGAAAAATAGTGTTATATCTCAAATACGGCATAGATACGACTACAGATCAAGACACCAAATAGATTATGTTGACGGATTGCCTACAGGATACTCACCTATAGACGAGAATAGCATCATATTATCAAAAGGGAATTTTGTTGTTGTTGCTGCTAGACCCGCTATGGGGAAAACTGCCTTTGCTATAGATATAGCTCTTAATCTTGTTCTAGAGCAACAGAAGGCTGTAGGGTTTATTTCATTAGAAATGAGCCCAAATCAAATTGTAGAACGTGTTGTATCAAATTTAAGCGAAATCTCATGTGAGCAATTAAAAAGAGGCAACTTCTCTAGGGATATCTTATCAAAAATAGAAGATATAGGTAAGAGACTGAAAGGAACACACTTCTTTATATGTGATAATAAAAGCACGGATTTAAACGCGTTAATTGATCAAGCCAGAGAATTAAAGGAAAATCAGGGTATAGACGCTCTATTCATAGATTACTTACAGCTAATAGGCTCTAATAAAAAAGCTGAAAATCGACAGAATGAGATTGCTGAAATCTCAAGGCAGTTGAGAAAACTAGCAGGTGAGTTGCAGATTCCTGTTGTATGTTTATCTCAACTGTCAAGAAAAGTAGAAGATCGTGGAGATAAAAGACCAATGTTATCTGATCTCAGAGATAGCGGTCAGATAGAACAGGATGCGGACGTGATATTGTTCTTGCATCGAAAAGATTACTACTCTCAAGAAGCCCCAAAAGGACTTTCAGAGATTATAATTGGAAAAAATAGACACGGCTCTGTGTTTTCAACCAACTTAAAGTTTAATTCATCTACAGGAAAATTTTCAGTTCAGAAAGAAGCATGGTGAGATC
The genomic region above belongs to Chlamydia crocodili and contains:
- a CDS encoding virulence factor — translated: MNDKQNMTNDFIKIVKDVEKDFPELDIKMKVHKEKITFLNSPLELYHKSISVILNLLNQIQTSLGLFPDSPIVEQMEHNNLKLKKALIMLILSRKDMFSKAE
- a CDS encoding ParA family protein; its protein translation is MKTLAFCSFKGGTGKTTLSLNIGSNLAQISKKRVLLVDLDPQANLTTGLGIQIRDEYGLNEVLRSSNDIRQTIHKTKIENLDIIPSSVLVEDFRGLNKDVGLSVNHLYLALQSVQSQYDICILDTPPSLGILTQEAFLASQYLVVCLTPEPFSILGLQKIKEFCSTIANDLDILGIVFSFWDERNSTNSTYTDIIENICEGKILSNKVRRDITVSRSLLKESPVINVYPNSRASQDILNLTKEIENKLFFNKKLVQETL
- a CDS encoding CT583 family protein, producing the protein MSKLVKEASAFFRKNQENTVKEFHKKEFAMDVFSVSLSEDEKEQLESLIISKHRDFDDTCSRGLDSIKLLTGQIKSIQKQHVLLIGEKIYKVRDILRGMNSPETTFSAWINLVFHTKSSAYNALGYYELFISLPDKDTKSLFQSIPYKTAYLLASRKGSVQDKVKVLGKIYGMSNTSAIDVLNKFLPSLRTSQIERLTDCEDRNKELSEKLMEILKTVCSGLELSEYNKNLLQQLFEKTLQIDSRC
- a CDS encoding tyrosine-type recombinase/integrase, with amino-acid sequence MSGLNHYHKSRLFLTVLEAANVWLATLSPITKKNYASGIKFLISNNILDGSMKLESLVCFDHCDALNKIKSLTYTYTGKTVSEASKQARAACYISFTKFLYRLTKGLIKQASPSRDFGNSTFYKIRDKVKTEFISKKEWLVFFDSLKKISFRDYLIGKLIIQGVRKLNEVISLRTDDISFVQNQVTFKIKKRQNRYQEVKVSYPNFLMQELRDYLGNREGWVFVSGEGQQVAINQVYYYFKLAENDINSPIKVTPHVLRASALAYLKKMGFADQEIMRVSCLSSTQMLSAYDTGKTDNLTSQLPLIF
- a CDS encoding site-specific integrase translates to MFGNKVYQGNLSHQEFLSIRNERIWEGLRDIPLYEAVCLWLSSLNNHTARSYKGSILALEKIGLVSLKISLQEFALLNHNVILDSIKQVPMKIVPWSEGTKQVRAACYISLTKFLNRATSGLISIAQPSHQESNKTFYKIRDLVKTNALNKIERITFLEALEKINHRDWLIAQTILQGAKRVTEALSITTDKISFENGTISFNQNKSRGVSKTTVITYPQRFMKLISDYVGNRLGLVFITKNGKGVGLKQLAGTFAKAGIKANISFKVTPHVLRATAVTEYKKMGCSDSDIMKVTGHSSSKMIYAYDKSTTSENASKKVSLI
- a CDS encoding replicative DNA helicase gives rise to the protein MIKQSEEEKELLDVEFFVLGQAVNYLEHAHTVVRRLSESHFKLENHKNIFLLIRDILRDRDTISISLIWEEIKRRNLDKRMDVSYLIHMSQNADIPIDLDHHIDFLHEKHVNSLLKEFLDSSFQDFTRYPNRRSPYTLIDQFKERLDNIHKKTSYPRRKNIGKTVYDIFSLGDDGKNSVISQIRHRYDYRSRHQIDYVDGLPTGYSPIDENSIILSKGNFVVVAARPAMGKTAFAIDIALNLVLEQQKAVGFISLEMSPNQIVERVVSNLSEISCEQLKRGNFSRDILSKIEDIGKRLKGTHFFICDNKSTDLNALIDQARELKENQGIDALFIDYLQLIGSNKKAENRQNEIAEISRQLRKLAGELQIPVVCLSQLSRKVEDRGDKRPMLSDLRDSGQIEQDADVILFLHRKDYYSQEAPKGLSEIIIGKNRHGSVFSTNLKFNSSTGKFSVQKEAW